The following coding sequences lie in one Glycine soja cultivar W05 chromosome 16, ASM419377v2, whole genome shotgun sequence genomic window:
- the LOC114390322 gene encoding putative calcium-binding protein CML23 yields MDKLSQYKRVFNQFDENGDSKISPSELRQCVEAIGGELSEKDAEVAVTLLDRDGDGLVGFEDFVRFLEEGKEEEKEDDLKEAFKRYEMDGSGCITPRSLKRMLSRLGESRSLDECKVMIARFDLDGDGVLTFDEFKVMML; encoded by the coding sequence ATGGACAAGCTAAGCCAGTATAAACGTGTGTTCAACCAATTTGATGAGAATGGAGACAGCAAGATATCGCCGTCAGAGCTCCGGCAATGCGTGGAGGCCATTGGCGGGGAGTTGTCAGAGAAGGACGCGGAGGTGGCAGTGACATTGCTCGACAGGGACGGCGATGGACTGGTGGGGTTTGAAGATTTTGTGAGGTTTTTGGAGGAAGggaaagaggaagagaaagaggatGACTTGAAGGAGGCTTTTAAGAGGTATGAGATGGATGGGAGTGGTTGCATCACACCCAGGAGTCTTAAGAGGATGCTTAGTAGGTTAGGTGAATCTAGAAGCTTAGAtgagtgtaaagttatgatTGCTAGATTTGATCTTGATGGAGATGGGGTGCTCACTTTCGATGAATTTAAGGTCATGATGTTGTAA